CTTCCCTTGGCCACGGTGACGCTTTTCGGTGTTACGCCATTCCATATCTTTAATAAAAATAGGTCGATATTGATGTTTTTGGCTTAATAGCTGAATACGTGCATTGGTTACCGAAAAACGCTCCAATTGCTCTAACATCAGCTGATAGATCCAATCGGTCTCCATCTTTGTATTTGATGTCACGGGAGAAGATGCCAAACGGTCGAGATCGAGTGCTACGTTAACCCCATCAAAAATCACATCTTCAATTTGCGGTGTTGCCGTTAGCAAGGTTTGCCAAAAATCAAATTTCACATGCACCTGCTCAAACAGCAAGGTCACTGGTAGTTTTTCTTGAGAGGGAAGTACAAAATTCTTAACCGTTAGCGCAGGACCAAAGGCCTGCCATTCGGCTTGCAACTTACCCACTTGCACTTCCACTTGATACTTATTATGAATATAATCAACTAGCTCTAATCTGACTTGATCAAGCTGAGGCAATAGCCCTCGGAACAAGCTTACGACCAGCGCAAAAAGCACCAAGACGATAGCCAGGGTTTGCAGGCAAACTCTAGGAAGGTTAAATTTACGAGGCTTGCGTGACACTACATTATCACCACGTCAAATTTATTTTGGGTATACATAGGCTCACTCTGTAAACGAACCCGTTTAGAAACATACACCTCAAGCTCCGCTAGTATATGGCTCTCATCACCCTTAAGGCTGTGGTAAACCGCTGGCGCGCAATAAACTAAAAATTCATCGGCATCGTAGCCTTTGTTTAAACGAATAATCTCTCGAAAGATTTCATAGGACACTGTTTCGACCGTCTTTAAACTGCCTGTGCCAAGACATGCGGGGCACTCACCACACAAGACATGCTCTAAACTTTCGCGAGTACGTTTACGTGTCATCTCGACCAAACCAAGACCGGAAAAACCACTGATATTGGTCTTTACTCTATCGATTGATAATGCAGCCTGCAGGCTCGAAAGCACGCGCTTTTGATGTTCGGTTTCTAACATATCAATAAAGTCGATTATGATAATGCCACCAAGATTGCGTAGCCTTAACTGACGCGCGATGGCCTGAGTGGCTTCAAGGTTGGTGTTAAAGATGGTTTCCTCAAGATTACGATGACCGACAAAAGCACCAGTGTTGATATCAACAGTGGTCATGGCCTCTGTTTGATCAATAATCAAATAACCGCCTGACTTTAACTCGACCTTGCGTCCTAATGCTCGCTGCACTTCATTTTCGACATCATAGAGATCAAAAATAGGTATAGGTCCGTTGTAATGTTCTAACTTGTTAGCAATCTCAGGCATAAACTCATGGGCAAACTGCTGCAGCTCTTCATAGGTTTGCTGAGAGTCCACTTGAATTTGGTCAAGCTCTGTACCGACAAAGTCTCGTACGATTCTAACCTGTAGTGCCAAATCTTGATAAAGCAAAGACACACCACGGCGCTTACGGCGCTCGCTGACCTTTGCCCATACACGTCGTAAAAAAGCGGCATCTTGCACCAGTTCATCTTCACCCGCACTCTCTGCGGCGGTACGAATAATAAAGCCACCATCGTCATCCACAAATGGCTCGGTAATTTTTTTAAGTCTGGCACGCACCTCTTCAGTTTCAATGCGTTGAGATACACCAACATGGCTCGAACCCGGCATAAAAACGAGGTAACGCGAAGGCAGGGTAATGTCTGTAGTTAAGCGTGCGCCTTTAGTGCCGAGCGGATCTTTAACCACCTGCACCATAATATCTTGGCCTTGCCTAACCAGCTCCGCAATGTCACGCACAACAAAGTTACCCTTCTCAACATCAGCCACACATTCGGTGTGCGGTACAATGTCTGAAGCGTGTAAAAAGGCGGCTTTATCTAAGCCAATATCGACAAAGGCAGCCTGCATACCGGGTAATACTCGGCTGACTTTTCCTTTATAAATGTTGCCCACTAAGCCACGTTTCATGCGTCGCTCTATGTGCACTTCTTGCAAAACACCATGCTCTACCAATGCGACTCTCGCTTCGGTTGGTGTCACATTGATTAGCAGTTCAGAACCTATTTTTCGCTGTACTCTGCCTGGCACGATTCGACCTATATTCACAACTCACCCCACTTAGGGAAATAGCTAACTTAAAAGGATTTGGCGTTACTGACACGTTTTAGAATCTAGAGCTTAATTTTTATTATTAATTATCAAAAGACTAAAAAACATTCATCTCACACAACAACGCACGGGTTTCTACCAAAGGTAACCCAACTACCGCGGAATAACTCCCCTCAATAGCTTCTACAAAACTGCCACCTAGACCTTGGATCCCATAGGCACCCGCCTTATCCATAGGCTCGCCAGTGGTAATATAAGCCAAAATATCAGACTGGCTCATTGGGCAAAACTGCACGCCAGTGGTCACTAATTTAGTGAGCGTTTGCTTCCCATCTGTTACCGCGACAGCCGTCATCACTTGATGCGCCTTGCCCGCAAGCCGAGTTAATATCGCCTTGGCATCGGCTTCATCTTTTGGCTTACCTAAAATATCATTGCCTAATACCACGATCGTATCTGATCCCAGTACCACAACCGTCCCCTTTGTAGGGTATAAACTCAGCCCGGCGAGCGCTTTTTCTTTCGCCAAGCGCACCACAAAGCTGGCTGCCGATTCGCCAGCACGATGGCTCTCATCAATATCAGCGGCCAAGATATCAAAGCCAAATGGTTTTTGTGCAGCTGAACTTAAAAAGCTCAGTTGGGCTAATAATTCTTTACGCCTTGGCGACGCCGAAGCGAGTACTAACTTCATCTTACAATACCTTTTCGGTAATTCGCGATCATGCTGACGGAGTCAAAGTGCATTGATTTCGATACTGACAATAAGCAAACTTTAGTGACAGTTTGGCCACGCTAACGGACTTTATATAAACGCCTTACACGGCGTAGGCTCCAAAATAACCATGGCCACATGATCAAACTTGAAAATGCGGGATAAAATAGACTGATATCAAAGCTGGCAGTGTCGGTGACAAACTGCACCCAAAAAACAATCAGGTTATAAAGGGCAACTTGTGTTGCCACCAGCAGTGCTTGTTGCCACATAGGGAAGTTACGTAAACGCTGAAAATGCAGCACCACAACATAGACCACAACAGACATAGCAAATGCTCTAATGCCTAGGGTTGCCCCGAGCAATATATCCAGCATAACACCCAGCATCCATGCCGTTAATATGTTGTATCTATGTGGCAGTGCCATCGCCCAATAGATAATCACCAACAATAACCAATCGGGACGCCATGCTTCGACAAGTTCGGGCAATGGCATAATTTGAAATAACATCGCCACCAATAAGCTTAGCCAAACGACCCAGCGGCCATTTGCGACATGTAAACTCATTGCGCGGACTCCTTAATAACGTTTAGCGCTTCTTCAACACCTGTAGGTGTTATCAGCTCTGCTGCATCCGCTTCAATATCTGGCCAAATTAACAGTAGGTAACGAATTCTGTCTAAGGCGGCTAGCGGCTGAGCGATCACAGTCGCATAGTTTTTACCATCATCTCTCTTGACCGTCATCACTCGCGCAACAGGGTAACCTTCGGGAAAACGCTTACCCAGTCCAGAAGAAACTAATAAGTCACCCGCTCGCACATCGGTACTTTTAGCGACATGGCGCAACTCAAGCTCATCAATAGAACCGGTGCCCACAGCCATCATTCTGACATCATTGCGGGTAAGTCTAACGGGAATACCATGGGAGGTATCCGAGAGTAGTAACACCCTGCTAGTCAACTCGCTAACCTGCACCACCTGCCCGACAACACCTTGTGCATCGACTACAGGTTGACCAACATAAACACTGCTACGTGAGCCGCGGTTCAATACCACGTATTGATGAAAAGGATCGCTGGCAACTTCCATCACTTCGGCGACGACTTTCTTAGCATCCATATGAACCGGGGAGCCTAACAGGCCGCGTAAACGGTCGTTTTCTTGGCGTAGATGCTCGAAGCGTTGCAAGCGTTCACTCATTAACAACTGCTGTCGTAATAGCTCCTTATTTTGTTTAGCCAACATATTTCGAGTAGCCAAACTTTCTGCAGATTCATCAAGTAATACCCCAGGGATATTAGCGACATATTGCAGTGGACTTAAAAGGGAGGAGAGGGAGTTACGCACAGGCTCAAGCCTGTCATTTGCAACAAGCAAAATCACTGACATGATGACAGCTAAGGTCAATCTAAATTGGTTGGAAATACCACGAACAAAAATTGGCTTCATAAAAAGCTAGGGCGGTAATCACCGCCCTTTTTTAACCGTCTTAAGTTTCTTCAGAGAAAAGGTCGCCGCCGTGCATATCGATCATTTCGAGGGCTTTGCCACCACCACGAGCTACACAGGTAAGTGGATCATCGGCAATCATCACTGGTATACCAGTTTCTTGCATTAATAATCGGTCCAGATCACGAATAAGCGCACCGCCCCCCGTCAATACCATACCGCGCTCTGAAATGTCAGAGGCTAATTCTGGTGGAGACTGTTCAAGTGCGACCATTACAGCACTGACAATGCCCGATAACGGCTCTTGCAGCGCTTCTAAAATTTCATTGCTATTGAGTGTAAAGCTGCGAGGAACACCTTCTGCAAGGTTACGGCCACGCACTTCAATCTCTAATACTTCATCGCCAGGGTAAGCGGTACCAATAGTATGCTTAATACGTTCAGCAGTTGCTTCACCGATTAGGCTTCCGTAGTTGCGACGAACATAGTTGATGATAGCATCATCAAACTTGTCCCCACCGATACGAACAGATGATGAGTAAACGACGCCGTTTAGCGAGATAATGGCGACTTCAGTGGTACCACCACCAATATCGACAACCATAGAACCTGTCGCTTCGGATACTGGAAGGCCGGCACCGATTGCGGCAGCCATTGGCTCTTCAATCAAATAGACTTCGCGCGCACCTGCACCCATGGCTGATTCGCGAATAGCACGGCGTTCAACTTGAGTTGCACCAACGGGTACGCATACCAAAACGCGAGGGCTTGGGCGGAATACACTGTTGTTATGAACTTGCTTGATAAAATGCTGTAGCATCTTTTCGGTCACATAAAAGTCGGCGATGACACCATCTTTCATTGGACGAATTGCTTGAATATTGCCAGGAGTACGTCCTAGCATCTGCTTTGCTTCAGTACCGACGGCCGCAACCGACTTCTGACCAGAACCAGACCGCTCCCCACGGATGGCTACCACTGAAGGTTCGTTCAAAACGATGCCCTCTTCGCGGACGTAAATTAGCGTGTTAGCTGTACCCAAATCGATCGAAAGATCATTAGAAAAAATGCCGCGTAGCTTCTTGAACATGTAACCAGCCTGTCTCTGTGGAGTCGAAGAAAAAAGAAATCAGGTAACTTTATCATGCTTCTTGAATTCCACAAGACCGCAGACGTTAACATTTGCTAATGAAGCCAAGTTTTTGCAATATCTGCGCTAAAGAGTGAGTCAAAAGTTTGCCTTATTCACGGCTTAATGACGCTTAGTTAACTTCTCGCCAATATATAATGCGATCGTGGCCTCGATAGGTACCGAAGAAAGCTGTCGCCCGAGGATCTTCAAGTGCGGCGCTATCAAAATTCCAATACCATTGTAGCCATTTATCAACATGCAACTGTAATCCAACTTCGCCCTCCGCATTGGGCGCAGGGAAGTAGATAAAGCTATTACCTAACCCAATCGCCCCCGCTTTCCCGCTGCCACCGGTGTTGGTGAAACCCTCTACGGCGCCAAGTCCGGCGTCAGGCCTCAGCACTAAACCAGTATCGTCGACAACTGTTGCGGTTGTGGTATCGAAAACTGAACAACTGTCTTGTGCATTATTCACCCACTGAGCACTGCTATTAACATATTCGGTGCCAAGCGCTAAACGTAACTCTTCTGACGATGGACCAAAAGCATTGTGCATCACCAAGCGGCCATAGCGCATTTCAAAATTGTCATTTTCTGCAATATCGTTAAAGGTAAAGCCGATGCACGCCTTGTCTGCAGACTCGCGATAACAGATCCCATCTTCATCGGTGACATCAGCAACCGACAGTTCTAAATCAAACTGCGCATTAAAGGGCTTTGCTAGCGATGCTGTGCGGGCATAGTGCACTTGTGCGTCAGATAAGTAAGCACGTCGAATGGTATTACTGCTATCGGTCGAGTAATATTTCACTGTGCCAGATTTAGGGGACTCGTCTAAGACTTGCAGACCGGCGCCATCTTCAGATATAGCGCCTGAAGTATCGCTATAGCTGCGATCATTCCAAACTCTGCCGTCATAGCGCCACCAATCATCAAGTTGGTAATTGCTAGTGACTCCATTGGCTTTATTTCTGCCGACGACCTTAATGGTTGGCTCACTACCAACCGCAAAGCCAAATGGCTGGTCCATATAAGTGAAACTAGCGCAAGTGGCACTTAGCGCTGGTGTATTCTCTTCAATCGCTAGGAAGAATGGGCTAAAACGGCCAAATATCTCACTACTCGATTGCGACTCGCTAATAGCCACTCCCATGTAATCGATGTCGCCATCCAATGAAAAACCAATAGCCCCGACTTCTGAATATGTTTGGTTAGTCAGTTTTAGTGGCGCACCATTGGCCTTGGTAAAGCTAATCTGGCTTTGCCCGATAGTGCCTAACCCACCGTCCATCGTGTCGTTGGAGTTAATCGCTAGCGGCGCTTTAAGTATGGGTTTTATCTTAATGTCGCTTAGCTGGAAGTTCTTTAGCGCGGGTCTACTTTTATAGGGAGTACTATCGTCAACGCCGCAAACAGCCTTAACATTCAGCTTAAAATCATCTCCCGCTTTCGCGAACAGTGCACAATCGGCGGTGATACAGCCATCACTACCAGAGTCATTAAAGAAGTGAAAACCATCAGGTGCCGAAACAAACTCATTTGTATGTTGCAGCAATTCAATATCACCACTGCCATCAGGCGCTTCAATAGAGGCACTAGCAATTAATGCGATCTTTCCCGCCTCTGGATAATTGACATTCAAGCTAGCCTTACCGTCGCTATCAAATTTAACCTGTAGGCCTTGGGGCGTACCACTTTCAAGCGTCACTGAACTTGACGGCGTGTTTTCACTATTAACCGTAAGCTTAGCGCGCTCAATGACATCACTACTGTTAGGGCTAACGTGGTTAAAATCCATATCGACAGTACGAGTTTCGCCGGAAAATAATGGCACGCACTGCTGAGTTTGGGTGTCCTTTTTCACTGCAAACAGCTCAAAGCTATTACTATTTTTACAGGCAGTGCTGTTGTCTACGTCAAAATATAAGCCGCTATCTGAAAATGTTAATGTACAATTTTCATTCGCCACCAATACATTATCAATGTAACAAGTGTAGGTACCGGATGGGACAGTCCCACCTAAGCCTACTTTGACGTTTCCAACCTCGGTGTGCCATAAGTCAGTCACAGTTGAGCCCACAAAAGTTTCTGTTTTATAGCTTTGGTCATCTTTAGTTAACTCGACGGTGGCCGGATCTGCTAATTCTGAATGACAGTCCACATCGCTACAGGCTCTAATGGTGATCTCTTTCGCCGCACAGGTCAGTCCATTGGAGCTGAAACTAATACGGTAATGGTTAGTTGCAGGTGGCTCGACGGTATATTCAAAGGCAAAGTAGCCAATATCCTCGACTGTATGCCGACGCTCTGGATCTTGATAATCTTCATCAATGACAAAGCTCACTTTTTTAGAAAAAGACTCCATAGTACAACGACGCACCCAGCCACCATCAGGCCCTGCGCGTGAGTTCTTATTTGCAATAGTAATAGGTTGAGTTGAATAGTCTTGTTGATATCCGTACTGGTTAGGATAATCACACTGCTCTTGCAAACGTAGCACGCCACCAATTGAGTTCTGCGCGTTGTAAAATTCATACCTAATGCTTTCACCAGCAATATTCATACTGCCATGACCTAAACCCGCTACATATCCAATTAGCTCATCATCATTAATCGTGCTGTAGAGCTCAGAAGCTTCTATCGCAATATCAAATTCATCACTAGCGACATTGTTAATGACCGTGGTGATAAAGCTATTATTGGCCTGAGTAAATGTTTGACCGAGCATAGCTGGTGCAGGCATTTCATCAGTTGCGCCAAAAGCGTGCTCGAAGGTCACATTGCTATAGCCAGGATTTGACCCCGAAGCGTTCTTGCCTTGGAATTTACTGGTTAAAATAGTGCCAGCTTGCAGCGCTTTTCCTCTTGCTAGAAACTTATATCCAGGCTCCATGACAAAGTAATCAACGCTTGTCATTTTCTGAGACAACGTCGATGAACCAGATGCATTGACTTGCTGAATACTGGCATCATCAGGCCCTCTTGAAACAACTCTGACAGTGGCAGGGTTGTCACTTTTTGCAATAGCGCCATCAATAGTCGGCATGACCATTACAATTGGTGCAGCCGCGTAGCTATTGGTGAAAGAGATGGCTGCATTACCACTTGAATCCAACGTGACTCTACCAAACTCAAACTGTGGAGCAGGACAAGTTAATAAGCTAGATGCTGGCACTATGGAAAGCGAGCTTTGCGAGGGCTTTTGCCAATAGAGCCTAAAAGATTCATGACCAAAGGCTTCATGAAATCTCAACTCAATAGAATGAGTACCCTGCTCTAGTGATACTTTTCCCTGATAGCTTGTGCAGTTACACGTTGCATGAGCATCATAAAAACCAGTTACCACCTCGCCATCAATTAGCAACTCGATGGCATCATCACCATCAACCGCAAAGGTGTACTCACCCGTTTCAGGAGCATCAATGAACCCTTCAAAAATACCTAAGTACAGATCTTGGTCAGCCGAATTATTGGAATGAGGGTTAATGCGACTGCCTTTTTGATCTAGGTTAGTCTCAATCGATTCACCAATCTGCAGTGTTGTCTTCTTGACAGTATCAATTAGATCTTCAAATTCATCATGATCTTCAGGGCTATCACCTTCGTCATCCCAATCACTCGCATCATATGTACGATAGGTTAGCCCTTCGACGTTATCCTGCCCCGTTAAGCATTGAGCTGGCACGGGGGGCTTGGGAGGGTTAACTGGAGCTAAATCACAATTTGGTACCAGATCAATCAAATTGGATCTTGCATCAAATACCACTCGTGCCCTATTTGCGAGACTAATGTAATTTGCTGTTAGTGCACCTTCAACATCAGCGCCATAACTCATAACCAAGTTATGCTCTGAAACTACATGACCTCTCATGAATGAATTGGTCGCTAAATCAATATCTCCATAACCATAGAGAACAAATAGCTCCGAACGATAAGGATATAAACGGTTGTATTGCACAAAACGATTACGCACAAAAAAAGCTACAGTACCATCGGTAGGCCATTCCACTGTAACATTTTTTAGAATCGTTAGATTCTCTATCCAATACTGCCCCGGCTCTAACTGCAAGGTACCGGATTCCATATACAAAGACTTTAGTCGATAAATGCCTGAACCATCTTGAGATGTAAATCTCACAGTATTACCCCTAGAAAAAACACTGTCATACTCACCGTCAGCAACCGTAATAATATTATCCACCGCATCTGACGGGCCAAGATCTTTAGTACTGCTCGAAAGGCACTGCTCAAATGACAGCCTATCACTGGGTAATTCGGCAAGGTAGTTACCAGCCTTACAACCTTTAGCATTCCTCCCCGGATAACATGACTTACCGAAGTCTTCAACTTGCTCGCTCGGTAGCATACCGTTAGTTGGCGCATTATCAAGCCTAGAACCATTATAAAATCGAATGAGGCTTGAGGATTGATATGAGTTAACGCCAGCTTTAAAAGTATTACGCCAATCGCCCGCCACGGCACTCCCTGTGCACAAAAGAGATACAAATATCAATAAAACAAATTGGAAAGATCGCTCTAATCTAATCACGTGCTTCTACCTCCACGGTGCGATTCACACGGATGCAACTGGCATCGCTATTGCTACCTGAGCCACATTGTCCGGTGCTACAGGTTGCAGTACTTCTTATAAGGTATTGAGTCATATTAATCGGCAGTGTTGTAGTGCTGACAGCGTTGCAGCTGATAACAACCGAGCAGCCATGAAACCCGACCAAACCAGTATCAGTTCCAATATTCCATGGTACTTTAGCTGCGTTAGTATTACAGGTCCCCACACCGACTTGATCGACAGGAAAAAGTTCGGCTAAAGCGCGATCTGCACCGCTATTGGCTGCGGAAAATGCCCGTGCTCCCCACACTTCAAGGCTAATTTGTTGATCGGCATCATCTAGCACATTGATCAATGCCGCTGCCAGTAAGAACATCACAGTGATGATAAACACACCAATTATCAATGCGCTACCACGCTGCTTAGTTAAAAGCTGCACTTGAATACGGTTCAATCTTTTTTGCGACCGGTTAAGGGACATTTATCACCTGCACTTGATGATGATACTGTAGCGATTGCCCCTGCACATCAAACAGGGGGTTGAGATGAACAATGGCATTATTCTGTAATGTGCCGGGGGAATAAGCCATTGGGTTATTTGTCGCTATGGTATTCACTATATTCTCGGCCATTAGTACCCCGGCTCCCATATTAGCAGGGGGGGGCTGGTTTATCGGGTTATTAAAGCCGTAACCGGCGTAGCGATTAAGCTGGGCTAGCTCGTCGGTGACCTTCTCAAAACAGTAACTCACAGCGCCAGTCACACCAAAGTAGCGCTGCCGCGGTGACATCTCGTCAAACTGGACACTTCTTTCAAATTCCACATCTGTGGCATTGGTAAGCGCACTGTTGGTGATCTCTTTTATAGCAAATAGTTTACCCGTCGTGCCATTGGCGGAGGTGTACACATCTGCAGGCCTTAGAGGATAAACGAGTAACTGTTGATCTTTAGTTAGCGGCGCACTATCGCTTGCTTGCATGACTAACGCCGTATCAGCCGACGGCAGAGGCTTTATTGGCGCTAGGATATAAGAAGCGCTAGATGCAATCGGCATCATCTCAATGCATTGCCAATCATCGCCACTGCTGCGAACGCGAATACTATTAGGCACCGCATTGCGAATGTCTCGAGTCATGCGCTCTATGGCAAAGCGGCTTTGACTCATCACCTGTTCAACAGAAGTTGAATCAATAAATATGCGAGTACCAAAAAGAAGAAAACTACTCACGCCCAGCACCAGAATACCAAGAATAATAACAACGGTGACCATTTCGACCAAAGTAAAACCGCTAGCCTGAAGACTTAGACCTCCTCTACGGCGAGGATTAATCATTAATGGCTTAGACATTAATAGTTCCTCCGGATAGCGTTATAGGTGATCACCTCACCGCTCGGTGTTGTTACATTGATGGTCACCAGTTTACTATTTAGGCTGAGGGGGTCGTTATACGCAACTATCACTTCTAAGCCATAGTTGATGTAGCGGCTGGCATAAGTGTCGCTGATATTAAGCATATTGCTGTTAATGTTCAGTCCCATGTAGTCATCGACATCGTTATAGTCATTGCGTCTCTCTGCAACGCCTGAAATAGTATCAGGCCCAAGGTCGTCCCCACTGGTACAAGGCAATCCAGCGGGTAACCCTAGCAAAGGCTTGGCTATCGCGCCACAAGCGGGCACTCCGCCATTGGAGTTGGTGTTCTGGTCATAACGCTTGCCCCAGATCTCGTTCAATACCGAATGCGCCAGCTCCGCTGAACGCACTCTATGCAGGCTGTCGGCGGCCCGATCAGCTTGAGGAAACAACATGCTTGTGAGCATAACAAAGGCAATACTAATCACTACCATGCCGACGACTAACTCTATCAGGGTGAAGCCCTTACGGAGCTGTAAACCACTGCGTTGTGGTAAATAACTGTTCTGTCGTGAGTGTGTATCCAACAATGATTTAGTCCGCATGAATATAGCCCTCGGATTCAATGGCAATCCATTGGGTCTCGTCCGCTTTAACTGTAATACACCTACCAGAGCAGCGACTACCATCAACTATTGGCACACCTTGAGTATTAAACTCAACGTGAAAGCTAGTTTTAGTGCCAACAAACAACGCTGCGCCACCTTGAAAGGTTTGCACAGCATCGGTGCGCACTGGCGTACCGCTACACGCGCCATTAAAACGGGAAAGTTGATACTGAGTTGGCGTGACAGACAAACGATAGCAGCGATCTTGATTGTTCATCGCCATGATCTGCACTTTACGCAGCTCAGCAATAAACTCTTCTCGCAGAGTAAAGGCACTGTAGCTTGAGGCTGTAAACAGACGTGGAATAACCACCACCGAGAGAATGGCAATAAGAATAATAGTGGTCACCAGCTCTACTAAGGTAAAGCCTGCGCGTCGGTGCGCTGTAAGCATTGTCAGTCCTGATTGATGCTGCGGAGCAGTAATAGCTGGTTCTAGGTTCTAGGCTCGAGTACTAGAGGTTCTAGATTCTAGATTCTAGCAAAGCACAAAATCAACATCAAAAGCCAAAGGGTGTTTTCTGTTGATTTCCTAGCAGGACGTAGTCCGCCCTAGTCGTGAGCTAGCGAACGTCCTAGTACCTAGGACCTTCACTGCTTTCAGATAGATTCTAGCAAAGCACAAAATCAACATCAAAAGCCAAAGGGTGTTTTCTGTTGATTTCCTAGCAGGACGTAGTCCGTCCTAGTCGTGAGCTAGCGAACGTCCTAGTACCTAGGACCTTCTCTGCTTTCAGATTGGTTCTAGCAAAGCACAAAATCAACATCAAAAGCCAAAGGGTGTTTTCTGTTGATTTCCTAGCAGGACGTAGTCCGCCCTAGTAGTGAGCTAGCGAACCTCCTAGTACCTAGGACCTTCTCTGCTTTCAGATTGGTTCTAGGTTCTAATACTGCAGACACTTGACTACAGTGTCTAACACTTTAATTAGTATGGCAAACTAATCACGTTTATAACGTGATTAGTTATAAAAAAGGCCTGCTTAGCAGGCCTTTTTTATAGCTAACTACTGATTAACAATCGTTAGCGTCTGGAACATCGCTAAAGGTTGGGCTTGAAGTTCCATTAACTGCTTCAGAATATGTCAAAACGCAAGTCGTCGGTGCACCGGTTTGACGAATTGTGATAGTACCAGGAACAGCGTTCGTAGGCGTATCAGCCGTAGGAGTTCCAGCAGTTCTATCTGTAGTGCCATCAACAACCCAGTCTGCACCTGTTAATGCAAATACAACATCAAGCGCTTCCTCAAAATCATCCTCTGTAGCCAGTAAGTAACCGTAAGCGACATTTACATCAGTACCAATACCTATATTCACTGTAGCTGCATCTTGGCGCTCAACACTTGAGATTGCTGACTTTGAATACACTAGCGAGTTGCTGCCCTGAATAGCTGCTTTCATACCTTGAAGAGTTGATACGCGAGCATCACCCTGTAAATTAATAAATTTAGGCGCTGCGGTAACGGCTAAGATACCCAAAATAATAATAACTACCACTAATTCAATTAGCGTAAAACCGTTCTGTGTTTTCATTTATTAAATCCAAATAGTCTATTTATTTTAACAATCTGTGGCAGCTGGCATCACTGAATATTCAGGTAACTCACCTTCAGCATCTGATTCAGTGTAAGTAAACCGACATGTTGCTGGTGCGTCCGCTTGCCAAATAGTAGCAACACCAGTATCTACAAAAATAGTCCAATCAGCATTGTTATCGGTATCG
The Shewanella sp. KX20019 DNA segment above includes these coding regions:
- a CDS encoding pilus assembly FimT family protein, with translation MLTAHRRAGFTLVELVTTIILIAILSVVVIPRLFTASSYSAFTLREEFIAELRKVQIMAMNNQDRCYRLSVTPTQYQLSRFNGACSGTPVRTDAVQTFQGGAALFVGTKTSFHVEFNTQGVPIVDGSRCSGRCITVKADETQWIAIESEGYIHAD
- a CDS encoding type II secretion system protein is translated as MKTQNGFTLIELVVVIIILGILAVTAAPKFINLQGDARVSTLQGMKAAIQGSNSLVYSKSAISSVERQDAATVNIGIGTDVNVAYGYLLATEDDFEEALDVVFALTGADWVVDGTTDRTAGTPTADTPTNAVPGTITIRQTGAPTTCVLTYSEAVNGTSSPTFSDVPDANDC